In Streptomyces sp. NBC_01551, one DNA window encodes the following:
- a CDS encoding NAD(P)/FAD-dependent oxidoreductase, which yields MIDLLIVGGGPAGLATAIHGALAGLEAVVLEPRPTPIDKACGEGLMPGGVRRLAELGVTVPGRPFRGIRYLDGATGRHAEGLFRAEPGLGIRRTDLQGALAARAAALGVRVLPRRVEEVRQDGHRVWAAGLTARYLVAADGLHSPVRRGLGLSAPPVPGRPARYGLRRHYDAQAWSDLVEVHWSARCEAYVTPLTAGRIGVAVLTSEQAPYDVQLARFPLLAERLRDAPAGAVRGAGPLRQRARTRVAGRVLFVGDAAGYVDALTGEGLTLALTAAGELVRCVRQERPQAYEGAWRDLSRGYRTLTGSLLWARGRPRLARRIVPLAQRLPGVFTRAVNLLA from the coding sequence GTGATCGACCTGCTGATCGTCGGCGGTGGCCCCGCCGGGCTGGCGACCGCCATCCACGGCGCGCTGGCCGGCCTGGAGGCCGTGGTCCTGGAGCCGCGCCCCACCCCCATCGACAAGGCCTGCGGCGAAGGCCTGATGCCGGGCGGCGTACGCAGGCTCGCCGAGCTCGGCGTGACCGTGCCCGGCCGGCCCTTCCGCGGCATCCGCTACCTCGACGGCGCCACCGGCCGGCACGCGGAGGGCCTCTTCCGCGCGGAGCCCGGCCTCGGGATCCGGCGCACCGACCTCCAGGGCGCCCTCGCGGCGCGCGCCGCCGCGCTGGGCGTACGGGTGCTCCCGCGCCGGGTCGAGGAGGTCCGCCAGGACGGACACCGGGTCTGGGCCGCCGGGCTGACCGCCCGGTACCTGGTCGCGGCGGACGGCCTGCACTCCCCCGTTCGGCGCGGACTCGGCCTGTCGGCGCCGCCCGTCCCGGGGCGGCCCGCGCGCTACGGACTGCGCCGCCACTACGACGCGCAGGCGTGGAGCGACCTCGTCGAGGTGCACTGGTCGGCGCGCTGCGAGGCGTACGTGACTCCGCTGACGGCCGGCCGCATCGGCGTGGCCGTACTGACCTCCGAGCAGGCTCCGTACGACGTCCAGCTGGCCCGGTTCCCCCTGCTGGCCGAGCGGCTGCGGGACGCCCCCGCCGGCGCGGTGCGCGGGGCCGGGCCGCTGCGGCAGCGGGCGCGGACCCGGGTGGCGGGGCGGGTGCTGTTCGTCGGGGACGCCGCCGGGTACGTCGACGCGCTGACCGGCGAGGGCCTCACCCTGGCCCTGACCGCGGCGGGTGAACTCGTGCGCTGCGTACGGCAGGAGCGCCCGCAGGCGTACGAGGGGGCCTGGCGGGACCTCTCGCGCGGCTATCGCACGCTGACCGGGTCCCTGCTCTGGGCCCGTGGGCGGCCCCGGCTGGCCCGGCGGATCGTGCCGCTGGCCCAGCGGCTCCCGGGGGTGTTCACACGGGCGGTGAACCTGCTGGCGTAG